In one Dama dama isolate Ldn47 chromosome 5, ASM3311817v1, whole genome shotgun sequence genomic region, the following are encoded:
- the ALKBH2 gene encoding DNA oxidative demethylase ALKBH2 produces MDRFLVKGAVGGLKRRMEQEQTGGGPAGLAEEEGNSKKKHRRAAPGNGVDLAGLSWRHIRAEGLDCDYIVLFGKAEADEIFQELEKEVEYFTGALARVQVFGKWHSVPRKQATYGDTGLTYTFSGLTLSPKPWIPVLERVRDRVSLVTGQTFNFVLVNRYKDGQDHIGEHRDDERELAPGSPIASVSFGACRDFFFRHKDSRGKHPSRRLAVVRLQLAHGSLLMMNHPTNTHWYHSLPVRKKVLAPRVNLTFRKILPTTK; encoded by the exons ATGGACAGATTCCTGGTGAAGGGGGCTGTCGGGGGCCTTAAGAGAAGGATGGAACAAGAGCAGACTGGAGGAGGTCCAGCAGGGTtggcagaagaggaaggaaacagTAAGAAAAAGCACAGGAGAGCAGCCCCGGGGAATGGAGTTGACTTGGCAGGCCTCAGCTGGCGGCACATTCGAGCTGAGGGCCTGGACTGCGATTACATAGTCCTGTTTGGCAAAGCCGAAGCAGACGAGATTTTCCAAGAGTTGGAGAAAGAAGTGGAATATTTTACAG GTGCGCTGGCCAGGGTCCAGGTGTTTGGGAAGTGGCACAGTGTCCCAAGGAAGCAGGCAACATACGGCGACACTGGGCTGacctacaccttttcaggcctcacTCTGTCTCCGAAGCCCTGGATCCCCGTTCTAGAGCGTGTCCGGGATCGTGTTTCTCTGGTGACTGGACAGACCTTCAACTTTGTGCTCGTCAACAG GTACAAAGACGGCCAGGACCACATTGGTGAGCACAGGGATGACGAGAGAGAACTGGCTCCCGGGAGCCCCATCGCCTCTGTCTCCTTTGGGGCCTGCAGAGACTTCTTCTTCCGGCATAAGGATTCCCGGGGGAAGCACCCGTCCCGGAGGCTGGCCGTGGTCAGGCTCCAGCTGGCCCACGGCAGCCTACTCATGATGAACCACCCAACTAACACTCACTGGTACCACAGTCTCCCGGTCCGAAAGAAGGTTCTGGCTCCCCGGGTCAATCTGACATTTCGGAAAATCCTGCCTACTACGAAGTGA
- the UNG gene encoding uracil-DNA glycosylase, whose product MIGQKTLYSFFSPNPARKRSARSPEPADPGTGVAAVAQSGDVAASPAKKPRAGPEEPGTPPSSPLSPEQLIRIQRNKAAALLRLAARNVPVGFGESWKKHLSGEFGKPYFIKLMGFVAEERKHYTVYPPPHQVFTWTQMCDIRDVKVVILGQDPYHGPNQAHGLCFSVQRPVPPPPSLENIYKELSTDIDGFVHPGHGDLSGWAKQGVLLLNAVLTVRAHQANSHRERGWEQFTDAVVSWLNQNAHGLVFLLWGFHAQKKGSAIDRKRHHVLQTAHPSPLSVYRGFFGCRHFSKTNELLQKSGKEPINWKDL is encoded by the exons ATGATCGGCCAGAAGACGCTCTACTCCTTCTTCTCCCCGAACCCCGCCAGGAAGCGAAGTGCCCGCAGTCCCGAGCCGGCCGACCCGGGGACCGGCGTGGCGGCCGTAGCTCAGAGTGGGGATGTGGCG GCCAGCCCCGCCAAGAAGCCCCGGGCCGGGCCGGAGGAGCCGGGCACACCGCCCTCGTCGCCGCTGAGCCCGGAGCAGTTGATCCGCATCCAAAGAAACAAGGCGGCCGCGCTGCTCAGACTCGCGGCGCGTAACGTGCCGGTGGGTTTTGGTGAGAGTTGGAAGAAGCACCTCAGCGGGGAGTTCGGGAAGCCCTACTTCATAAAG CTTATGGGATTTgttgcagaagaaagaaaacattacacTGTTTACCCTCCCCCTCACCAAGTCTTCACATGGACCCAAATGTGTGACATAAGAGAT GTGAAGGTCGTCATCTTGGGACAGGACCCATATCACGGACCCAATCAAGCTCATGGGCTGTGCTTCAGTGTTCAGAGGCCCGTGCCGCCCCCGCCCAG TTTGGAAAACATTTATAAAGAGCTGTCTACAGACATAGATGGTTTTGTTCACCCTGGTCATGGAGATTTATCCGGATGGGCCAAACAAG GTGTTCTCCTGCTCAATGCTGTCCTCACGGTCCGGGCACATCAGGCCAATTCTCATAGAGAGAGAGGTTGGGAGCAGTTCACCGACGCCGTCGTGTCGTGGCTCAATCAGAACGCCCACGGCCTTGTCTTCTTGCTCTGGGGCTTTCACGCTCAGAAGAAGGGCAGTGCCATTGATAGG AAGCGGCACCACGTACTGCAGACCGCACACCCCTCACCGTTGTCGGTGTACAGGGGCTTCTTCGGATGCAGGCATTTCTCTAAAACCAATGAGCTGCTGCAGAAGTCCGGCAAAGAGCCCATCAACTGGAAGGACCTGTGA